From the Roseibium sp. HPY-6 genome, one window contains:
- a CDS encoding SRPBCC family protein produces the protein MARVYTSSVINAPAAKVWERIRDFNGLPKWHPRIRESRIEDALPADKIGCIRNFNLQNGDNIREQLLGLSDYDLFYSYSMLEGPMPLSDYIATLRLTPVTEGDRTFIEWSAEFECSAENEDDLVTGIGSNVFQGGFDALKRHFGG, from the coding sequence ATGGCCCGCGTTTATACCTCTTCCGTGATCAATGCGCCGGCCGCAAAGGTCTGGGAGCGGATCCGCGACTTCAACGGCCTGCCGAAATGGCATCCGCGGATTCGCGAGAGCCGGATTGAAGACGCTCTGCCCGCAGACAAGATCGGCTGCATCCGCAACTTCAATCTGCAGAACGGGGACAATATCCGCGAGCAGCTGCTTGGGCTGTCCGACTACGACCTTTTCTACAGCTACTCAATGCTCGAGGGGCCGATGCCGCTCAGCGACTACATAGCGACACTCCGGCTGACACCCGTCACGGAAGGCGATCGTACCTTCATTGAGTGGTCCGCGGAATTTGAATGCAGCGCAGAAAACGAGGACGACCTGGTCACCGGGATTGGCAGCAATGTTTTTCAGGGAGGTTTCGACGCGCTGAAGAGGCACTTTGGGGGCTGA
- a CDS encoding nuclear transport factor 2 family protein has translation MTYRTILGALGFALCTTAASAQDLPPLVMQPNAERVTFEHIDALNACDWNRLMAQYPEEVLFILPNGVWIEGRRNIGDVFAGFCKPREEGGFKGATFIAEKVKTIGDTVNVSWRVEADFLAEPYKGADAYVTRDGLMYAQVTTFDPNDMKFK, from the coding sequence ATGACATACCGGACTATCTTGGGCGCACTGGGGTTCGCCCTTTGCACAACCGCGGCTTCGGCACAGGATCTGCCACCGCTCGTGATGCAGCCTAACGCCGAGCGTGTGACCTTCGAACATATCGACGCGCTCAATGCCTGCGACTGGAACCGGCTGATGGCCCAGTATCCCGAAGAAGTGCTCTTCATCCTGCCGAACGGTGTATGGATCGAAGGCCGCAGGAACATCGGCGACGTCTTTGCGGGTTTCTGTAAACCGCGTGAAGAAGGCGGCTTCAAGGGCGCGACTTTCATTGCAGAAAAAGTGAAGACAATCGGCGACACGGTGAACGTGTCCTGGCGCGTGGAAGCAGATTTTCTTGCTGAGCCCTACAAGGGCGCGGATGCATATGTGACGCGCGACGGACTGATGTACGCACAGGTCACCACGTTCGATCCCAACGACATGAAGTTCAAGTAG
- a CDS encoding SRPBCC family protein encodes MVKVVRSTVLKAPVDAVWEILRDFNGHDRWHPAVTTSQMERGESSDRVGAVRRFRLQDGSELREQLLTLSDLEQAFSYCLLDTPVPLFNYVAHVRLFPVTDGDWTVWEWESRFDTPAGRDKELASLVGDDIYVAGFKAIAEHMGVEA; translated from the coding sequence GTGGTCAAGGTTGTCCGCAGTACAGTTTTGAAGGCACCGGTTGACGCCGTGTGGGAGATCCTGCGCGACTTCAACGGCCACGACCGCTGGCACCCCGCTGTCACAACAAGCCAGATGGAACGGGGTGAGAGCTCGGACAGGGTCGGCGCGGTCCGCCGGTTCCGGCTGCAGGATGGCTCGGAACTGCGCGAGCAACTGCTGACACTCTCCGATCTGGAACAGGCTTTTTCCTATTGCCTGCTCGATACGCCGGTTCCGCTCTTCAATTACGTCGCACATGTCCGGCTCTTCCCGGTAACCGACGGGGACTGGACCGTGTGGGAATGGGAGAGCCGGTTCGATACGCCCGCCGGGCGGGACAAGGAACTGGCCTCGCTGGTTGGCGATGACATCTACGTCGCCGGTTTCAAGGCAATTGCAGAACATATGGGTGTGGAGGCGTAG
- a CDS encoding FAD binding domain-containing protein, which produces MVTVTTVDTLQEAAAGVGREAVYLGGGTLVMRGVNYGDQQISEIVRLRSQDSLRSIRSKGDRIVLGAAATMGDVLRSSDCAALHTVARQVGGPAVRNMATVGGNIFAPHPYGDFAVALLALDARLRMSDGSDLDLETLLAARGSERRLVESVSIARPAGDDFRFRKVSRVKPKGVSLMSLAAWLPRRAGRIAGARVAYGAMAPTPVRIKAVEAALEGVRLDANSISGAIAAAAQGLNPPDDPLASGWYRTQVAPVHLKRLLLGEGGR; this is translated from the coding sequence ATGGTTACGGTAACGACAGTCGATACGCTTCAGGAGGCCGCAGCAGGCGTCGGGCGCGAAGCTGTCTATCTCGGGGGAGGAACCCTCGTGATGCGCGGCGTGAACTATGGTGACCAGCAGATTTCTGAAATCGTGCGCCTGCGCAGCCAGGATAGCCTGCGGAGTATCCGGTCCAAAGGTGACCGTATCGTCCTGGGTGCGGCTGCGACGATGGGTGACGTTCTTAGATCCTCGGATTGTGCTGCGCTTCATACCGTTGCCCGTCAGGTGGGCGGTCCCGCGGTCCGCAACATGGCGACCGTCGGCGGTAATATCTTCGCGCCTCACCCCTATGGCGACTTTGCTGTTGCTTTGCTTGCGCTTGATGCGCGGCTGCGCATGTCGGATGGCAGTGATCTTGATCTGGAGACCCTGCTCGCCGCGCGCGGCAGTGAAAGGCGCCTGGTCGAATCGGTCTCCATCGCAAGGCCGGCTGGGGACGACTTCCGCTTCCGGAAAGTCAGCCGGGTCAAGCCGAAGGGCGTGTCTCTGATGAGCCTGGCGGCATGGCTTCCGCGCCGCGCCGGGCGGATCGCCGGGGCACGCGTTGCCTACGGCGCAATGGCGCCGACACCCGTCAGGATCAAGGCCGTTGAAGCTGCTCTCGAAGGGGTGAGACTCGATGCGAACAGCATCAGCGGCGCAATAGCAGCTGCAGCGCAGGGGCTCAATCCACCGGATGATCCACTTGCGTCCGGCTGGTACCGGACTCAGGTCGCGCCGGTTCATCTGAAACGCCTGCTTTTGGGTGAGGGAGGCAGATAA
- a CDS encoding (2Fe-2S)-binding protein, translating to MTKRPVQFQLNGSPVAVFTDEGQNLLDLLRRGVGDLSPKYGCGQGTCGSCTVLIDGEPRLSCLTLAETVEGQSVETTNGLANGPDLHALQEAFMENFAAQCGYCTPGMLMAAKALLDRTPRPSREEVVEAISGNICRCTGYEPIIDAIMAASGQPVRRAS from the coding sequence ATGACGAAACGTCCGGTCCAGTTTCAGCTGAATGGGTCTCCCGTTGCGGTGTTCACCGACGAAGGCCAGAACCTCCTTGATCTGCTGCGCCGAGGCGTGGGGGATCTGTCACCCAAATATGGCTGCGGTCAGGGAACCTGCGGCAGCTGCACCGTTCTTATCGACGGAGAGCCGCGCCTGAGCTGCCTGACGCTGGCTGAAACCGTGGAAGGCCAAAGTGTCGAGACCACGAACGGTCTCGCGAACGGCCCCGATCTTCATGCGCTTCAGGAAGCGTTTATGGAAAATTTCGCCGCCCAGTGCGGGTACTGCACGCCAGGCATGCTGATGGCGGCCAAGGCACTGCTGGACCGAACGCCCAGGCCGAGCCGGGAGGAAGTTGTCGAGGCAATCTCAGGCAACATCTGCAGGTGCACAGGCTATGAGCCGATCATCGACGCCATCATGGCAGCCAGCGGTCAGCCCGTCAGGAGGGCCAGCTGA
- a CDS encoding molybdopterin cofactor-binding domain-containing protein, with the protein MSSVEFRKDLFADERDDNLQEIGKPTRRQDILGHVTGRSPYYDDHLFDGLLHMRCVRSPHHHARIRSIDTSQAERMPGVVRVVTARDVPNNLNTLLSLINFGKDEEKLIQDTKVAYVGEPVAAVIAETEGQARTACAAIRVDYEVLPHVLDPEEALVPDAPVVNEVYPNNTFDYHDRYDHQKLRFGDIEKGFSEADHIVEGEYQMSPIEQAPIETCGAIAAPETNDRFVCYTSTQALFFSLGTTAKLLNMASSRLHFVGGTVGGGFGGKVDSIVEPLSVLGAVLTGRPVKFMWDRAEEMQVGAPRGAERWRIKDGIASDGRILARAFTGFFDAGAYTRLSSYAIIKCTGHIPGPYSIPNVASNVFCVFTNRTPATAMRGFGITGVDFAIECHMDKVAEAVGMNPIELRILNAYRDGDMKPHRRLAKNAALIECCQVASQKAGWPISADAARQSSLSGGGGDRANIPESLTDSVGRIGERRTSSIPTEPGQGAPSKGRVAAGTQGVPIVAAAPQDEDMVGDPVRMGFRHAPAASPQKPSQPARPPVPPATPAPQSSPSVPVWSQPPVPPPPASPPAAPQAPAAQAPQAPAEAAPYKPEQPFSRGVKRPGVSRFLSGSRRR; encoded by the coding sequence ATGTCTTCGGTTGAATTCAGAAAAGATCTCTTTGCCGATGAGCGGGACGACAACCTGCAGGAAATCGGTAAACCGACGCGCCGCCAGGATATTCTGGGACACGTCACGGGCCGCTCGCCCTACTATGACGATCACCTCTTCGACGGTTTGCTGCATATGCGGTGTGTGCGTTCGCCGCATCACCATGCCCGCATCCGGTCCATTGACACCTCTCAGGCCGAACGCATGCCCGGTGTCGTTCGTGTCGTGACGGCACGCGATGTTCCGAACAACCTGAACACGCTGCTGTCGCTGATCAATTTCGGCAAGGATGAGGAAAAACTCATCCAGGACACCAAGGTTGCCTATGTCGGCGAACCAGTCGCCGCGGTGATCGCCGAGACGGAAGGTCAGGCACGGACTGCCTGTGCGGCCATAAGGGTCGACTACGAGGTCCTGCCGCATGTGCTCGATCCGGAAGAGGCGCTGGTACCGGACGCGCCTGTCGTCAATGAGGTCTATCCCAACAACACCTTCGACTATCACGATCGCTACGATCACCAGAAACTGCGCTTCGGGGATATCGAAAAAGGGTTCTCCGAAGCAGATCACATTGTTGAGGGCGAATACCAGATGTCGCCCATCGAACAGGCTCCGATTGAGACCTGCGGTGCAATTGCAGCACCGGAAACCAACGACCGCTTCGTTTGCTACACCTCGACCCAGGCGCTTTTCTTCTCCCTCGGCACCACGGCGAAGCTCCTGAATATGGCATCGTCGAGACTGCATTTCGTCGGCGGTACGGTGGGCGGCGGCTTCGGCGGCAAGGTCGACAGCATCGTGGAACCGCTCTCGGTTCTGGGAGCCGTCCTGACCGGGCGGCCCGTCAAGTTCATGTGGGACCGCGCGGAGGAAATGCAGGTGGGCGCACCGCGCGGTGCGGAGCGCTGGCGGATCAAGGACGGCATTGCCAGTGATGGAAGGATCCTGGCGCGCGCCTTTACCGGTTTCTTCGATGCCGGCGCTTATACGCGGCTGTCCTCATACGCCATCATCAAGTGTACCGGCCATATCCCGGGTCCCTATTCGATCCCGAATGTCGCCTCAAATGTCTTTTGCGTCTTCACCAACCGGACGCCGGCAACGGCCATGCGCGGCTTCGGCATTACCGGCGTCGACTTCGCCATTGAGTGCCATATGGACAAGGTTGCCGAGGCTGTCGGCATGAACCCGATAGAACTCAGGATCCTGAATGCCTATCGCGATGGGGACATGAAACCGCATCGCAGGCTCGCCAAGAACGCGGCCCTTATTGAATGCTGTCAGGTTGCCAGCCAGAAAGCCGGGTGGCCGATCAGCGCCGATGCCGCGCGCCAGTCCAGCCTTTCTGGCGGTGGCGGCGACAGGGCAAATATTCCGGAGAGCCTCACGGACAGCGTTGGCCGGATCGGAGAGCGCCGGACAAGTTCGATCCCGACCGAGCCGGGGCAGGGGGCGCCGTCAAAGGGCCGCGTTGCTGCCGGGACGCAGGGCGTGCCGATTGTTGCCGCTGCGCCGCAGGACGAGGATATGGTTGGAGATCCGGTGCGCATGGGGTTCCGTCATGCCCCGGCGGCATCGCCGCAAAAACCCAGCCAACCGGCGAGACCGCCAGTGCCACCGGCCACGCCGGCTCCGCAGAGCAGTCCGTCGGTGCCCGTGTGGTCACAGCCTCCTGTTCCACCACCGCCTGCATCACCACCAGCCGCGCCACAGGCTCCTGCCGCGCAAGCTCCTCAGGCGCCAGCTGAAGCTGCGCCTTACAAGCCCGAGCAGCCGTTTTCCAGAGGTGTCAAACGACCCGGTGTCTCGCGGTTTCTGTCCGGTTCGAGGAGGCGCTGA
- a CDS encoding molybdopterin cofactor-binding domain-containing protein yields MAIHKGRGFACINYPIGMNLGGDPSQALVHSTPDGKFMVSLSSIDLGQGMKSVTRQIAAETLGVPVSDVYVDTADSDTGPHCMGSFASRGTHRVGNAVIRAATEARKALLEAAAEELEVNASDLETDGQGNIQVKGAPGRTITVADTAIAAQFKQGRTLSGRGIFLIPPSDVDPDTGEMTPVSCFAHAALVVDLEVDDETGEVSVTEINSAYEVGRALNPRLVEQQLIGGAWMGVSHALYETTEPYYPDRSHGPEDFNSYLMPGPGEVVNHNIAVLERPAEDAPFGGKGPGEMCANPVLPAIANAVYNAVGVRCDTLPITPEKVLRGILANGGARPQGSR; encoded by the coding sequence ATGGCCATTCACAAGGGGCGCGGATTTGCCTGCATCAACTATCCGATCGGCATGAATCTCGGCGGCGACCCAAGCCAGGCGCTGGTTCATTCGACACCGGACGGCAAGTTCATGGTGTCCCTGTCCTCCATCGATCTGGGGCAGGGCATGAAATCGGTCACGCGTCAGATCGCTGCGGAAACGCTCGGTGTTCCGGTCTCGGATGTCTATGTCGACACGGCGGACAGCGACACCGGACCACACTGCATGGGCTCGTTCGCCTCGCGCGGGACGCACAGGGTTGGCAATGCGGTCATCCGCGCGGCAACAGAGGCCCGAAAGGCTCTGTTGGAGGCGGCGGCAGAAGAGCTGGAAGTCAATGCGAGCGATCTTGAAACGGACGGGCAGGGCAACATCCAGGTTAAAGGAGCGCCGGGGCGGACCATCACCGTTGCCGACACGGCCATTGCAGCCCAGTTCAAGCAGGGCCGGACGCTCTCCGGGCGCGGGATCTTTCTGATCCCGCCCTCAGACGTTGATCCCGATACCGGCGAGATGACGCCGGTTTCCTGCTTCGCGCACGCCGCCCTTGTCGTCGATCTGGAGGTGGACGATGAGACGGGCGAAGTCTCCGTCACCGAAATCAATTCGGCTTATGAAGTCGGGAGGGCGCTGAACCCGCGCCTGGTTGAGCAGCAGCTGATCGGCGGGGCCTGGATGGGTGTTTCGCACGCGCTTTACGAGACCACCGAGCCCTACTATCCGGACAGAAGCCACGGTCCGGAGGACTTCAATTCCTATTTGATGCCGGGCCCAGGCGAGGTCGTGAACCACAACATTGCCGTGCTTGAACGGCCGGCGGAGGACGCACCCTTCGGCGGCAAGGGGCCGGGTGAGATGTGTGCCAATCCCGTTCTGCCAGCAATCGCCAACGCGGTCTACAATGCGGTCGGCGTGCGCTGCGACACGCTTCCCATTACGCCGGAAAAGGTTCTGCGCGGCATTCTTGCCAATGGCGGCGCGCGGCCGCAGGGGAGCCGCTAA
- a CDS encoding MoxR family ATPase: MPVKPSIVGIDSPDRLRDALNAAQYIAGDDLSTAAYLALALGKPLLLEGAPGVGKTEAAKAISSVLGRRVVRLQCFEGIDAASALYEWNYTRQMLAIRQAGDDYVNIYEDQFLLQRPMLEALRSPDDCVLLIDEIDRSDQEFEAFLLEFLSDFAISIPETGTVRAARPPVVVLTSNRTRDLHEALRRRCVYHWIDYPDIHLEARIVMARASSVAEATAHAVASAVAKLRTEPLAKPPGVAEAVEWAEAATLLHGQGATWPEAFRRAIGVALKDHDDLTFLEGRIDSFMPQEAA, from the coding sequence ATGCCCGTCAAGCCGTCCATCGTTGGAATAGACAGCCCGGACAGGCTGCGCGATGCGCTCAACGCCGCGCAGTATATTGCCGGTGACGATCTGTCGACGGCGGCGTATCTGGCTCTTGCGCTTGGCAAACCCCTGCTTCTCGAAGGCGCGCCCGGCGTCGGCAAGACGGAGGCAGCGAAAGCAATCTCGTCTGTGCTCGGGCGGCGCGTCGTGCGCCTGCAGTGCTTTGAAGGCATCGATGCTGCCTCAGCCCTTTATGAGTGGAACTACACCCGCCAGATGTTGGCAATCCGCCAGGCCGGGGATGACTACGTCAATATCTACGAGGACCAGTTCCTCCTCCAGCGCCCCATGCTGGAGGCGTTGCGGTCTCCCGATGACTGCGTGCTTCTGATCGATGAGATCGACCGCTCGGACCAGGAATTCGAGGCTTTCCTGCTGGAGTTTCTATCCGATTTTGCCATCTCCATCCCGGAAACCGGTACCGTGCGGGCCGCCCGCCCGCCCGTTGTCGTCCTGACATCCAACAGGACGCGCGACCTTCATGAAGCCTTGCGCCGCCGCTGTGTCTATCACTGGATCGACTACCCGGACATTCATCTGGAGGCCAGGATCGTCATGGCACGGGCGAGTTCGGTTGCAGAGGCAACAGCACATGCCGTGGCCAGTGCGGTCGCGAAACTGAGGACCGAACCGCTCGCCAAACCGCCGGGTGTTGCCGAGGCGGTAGAATGGGCGGAAGCAGCGACATTGCTGCATGGTCAGGGAGCCACCTGGCCGGAAGCCTTCAGAAGGGCGATCGGTGTTGCGCTCAAGGATCACGACGATCTGACCTTCCTCGAAGGACGGATCGACAGTTTCATGCCGCAGGAGGCCGCATGA
- a CDS encoding VWA domain-containing protein, with translation MTLPRASRPFVEFPAILRAHGFAVSTDQTIAFLEAIGLLGPRDVIDIRRAALATLAIPRERHAEFDALFQAYFLGQSLAAPIEDEDGDDGVEAYEPSSDRIDIDQEEGDEEPGELATSAELLGRRQFAAADDADALRLLARHAPKVLPRRQSYRRSFDNRGSRIDLRRALRQALRRDGEVFDLPRTQRKTKQRRILLLIDVSGSMKEQSEASLRFAHTLVQSADSVEVFSLGTRLTRITVPMKIRNTEQALDAVGASVADFDGGTRIGEALAAFLAVPRFSAYARGAATLFLSDGLERGSPEALIDAVRKLSRVSWRLDWLSPLAADPLYEPRTEALSACLPYLDTLVPGDRVEALCNHVLNLARPA, from the coding sequence ATGACCCTTCCGCGCGCCAGCAGACCCTTCGTCGAATTTCCCGCGATCCTTCGAGCACATGGATTTGCCGTGTCGACGGATCAGACCATAGCCTTTCTGGAGGCGATCGGCCTTCTGGGACCGCGCGATGTGATTGATATACGGCGCGCCGCCCTGGCAACTCTGGCCATTCCGAGGGAGCGGCATGCCGAATTCGATGCCTTGTTTCAGGCGTACTTCCTAGGGCAAAGCCTTGCGGCACCGATCGAGGACGAAGACGGAGACGACGGTGTCGAAGCCTATGAGCCGTCTTCAGACAGGATCGACATCGATCAGGAAGAGGGTGACGAAGAACCCGGTGAGCTCGCAACCTCTGCGGAGCTGCTTGGGCGCCGCCAGTTTGCAGCGGCAGATGACGCGGATGCCCTGAGGCTGCTGGCGCGGCATGCGCCGAAGGTTCTGCCGCGCCGTCAATCTTACCGGCGGTCGTTCGACAATCGGGGCAGTCGAATCGACCTGCGCCGGGCATTGCGCCAGGCCCTCAGACGCGATGGCGAAGTGTTCGATCTGCCGCGGACACAACGAAAAACCAAACAGCGCCGAATTCTGCTGCTGATCGACGTCTCCGGGTCGATGAAGGAGCAGAGCGAAGCCTCGCTTCGATTTGCTCACACGCTGGTTCAGTCCGCCGACAGCGTCGAAGTGTTCAGTCTCGGAACCCGACTGACGCGCATCACCGTTCCGATGAAAATCAGGAACACCGAACAGGCGCTCGATGCGGTAGGAGCGTCGGTTGCCGACTTTGACGGGGGGACGCGCATTGGCGAGGCGCTGGCAGCTTTCCTCGCTGTGCCGCGCTTTTCTGCCTATGCGCGCGGTGCGGCAACGCTTTTTCTCTCCGACGGACTGGAACGTGGCTCGCCGGAAGCATTGATTGACGCGGTCAGGAAGCTGTCGCGCGTCTCCTGGCGTCTCGACTGGCTGTCCCCGCTCGCTGCCGATCCTCTTTATGAGCCGCGCACAGAAGCGCTTTCCGCCTGTTTGCCCTATCTCGACACGCTTGTTCCCGGCGACCGGGTCGAGGCCCTGTGTAACCACGTCCTGAACCTTGCGAGGCCGGCATGA
- a CDS encoding amidohydrolase family protein: MIDAHHHIWLQKDLPWLLGPEQPRIFGPYAAIKRDYLIEEFLKDLEGTGIEKSVYVQANWAPNWFEDEVAWVQSVADESGWPHGIVGFADFTVEDVRPQLDRLQKYPLMRGIRQQLHWHENPLYRFAPHPGLPADPTVRQNIARLAEYGWSFDLQVFASQMEDAAGLAESCPDVQFVLMHAGMLEDTSPEGVKIWRKGMKRLAECPNVATKLSAFGTFIHRNDPDFIAFMIKQSLQLFGAERCMFGSNFPIEKLWTSYADLFAAFQEGAKGLPKSKRQAIFHDTAARIYRL; this comes from the coding sequence ATGATCGACGCCCATCATCACATCTGGCTGCAAAAGGATCTGCCCTGGCTCCTGGGACCTGAACAACCGCGCATCTTCGGCCCCTATGCGGCGATCAAGCGCGATTATCTTATTGAAGAATTCCTGAAGGACCTTGAGGGCACCGGCATCGAAAAATCGGTCTACGTCCAGGCAAACTGGGCGCCGAACTGGTTCGAGGACGAGGTTGCCTGGGTTCAGTCAGTGGCGGATGAGAGCGGCTGGCCGCACGGCATCGTCGGCTTTGCCGATTTCACGGTGGAAGACGTCCGGCCGCAGCTCGACCGGCTGCAGAAATATCCCCTGATGCGCGGCATCCGGCAGCAGCTGCACTGGCATGAAAACCCGCTTTACCGCTTCGCGCCGCACCCGGGTCTGCCGGCGGACCCGACCGTCCGGCAGAACATTGCCCGTCTGGCAGAATACGGCTGGTCGTTCGACCTGCAGGTGTTCGCGTCGCAAATGGAAGATGCCGCCGGACTGGCCGAAAGCTGCCCGGACGTTCAATTCGTCCTGATGCATGCGGGCATGCTGGAAGACACCAGCCCGGAAGGCGTCAAGATCTGGCGCAAGGGCATGAAACGTCTGGCCGAATGTCCGAATGTCGCAACCAAGCTGTCGGCCTTCGGAACGTTCATCCATCGCAACGACCCGGATTTCATTGCGTTCATGATCAAGCAGAGCCTGCAGCTCTTCGGCGCTGAACGCTGCATGTTTGGCTCGAATTTTCCGATCGAAAAACTCTGGACCAGTTACGCGGACCTCTTCGCTGCCTTCCAGGAAGGGGCGAAGGGCCTGCCGAAGAGCAAAAGACAAGCGATTTTTCACGACACGGCTGCACGGATCTACCGGTTGTAG
- a CDS encoding N-acyl homoserine lactonase family protein — MALTIHVLDYGDIELETSFLVLGHECGRIRRVPVYGFLILGGTYPVLVDTGYRDNAIMESLGMRGLQFHDNMIENQLAKHGLKLGDIRYILHTHLHIDHAGKDDKFPMNTTVVLNRKEMEFSVSGIMYPQYPKPDIMHLVERIYEPEAMRFLDLEITGAEEIIPGVWCEAAGAHTEGSMNVIVETAEGLACICGDVIYDFNDQIVNHVYTNNWMEPRVTGNHAGSKREEKGAIKKLLNNYTFLLPVHDRPAKIQNQQVVGRLSMTVPGPMTETVPERQWFPM, encoded by the coding sequence ATGGCCCTTACCATCCACGTTCTGGATTACGGAGATATCGAGCTCGAGACATCGTTTCTCGTGCTCGGCCACGAATGCGGCCGGATCCGCAGGGTGCCGGTTTACGGTTTCCTGATCCTCGGTGGCACTTATCCGGTTCTGGTCGACACGGGCTATCGCGACAATGCGATCATGGAAAGCCTCGGCATGCGGGGGCTGCAATTTCATGACAACATGATCGAAAACCAGCTTGCCAAACACGGCCTGAAACTGGGCGATATCCGCTACATCCTGCACACGCATCTTCACATTGATCATGCCGGCAAGGACGACAAGTTCCCGATGAACACGACGGTCGTCCTGAACCGCAAGGAGATGGAGTTCTCGGTATCCGGCATCATGTATCCGCAATACCCGAAACCGGACATCATGCATCTGGTCGAGCGGATCTACGAGCCGGAAGCCATGCGCTTCCTGGATCTCGAAATTACCGGAGCGGAGGAAATCATTCCGGGCGTCTGGTGCGAGGCCGCAGGCGCCCACACAGAAGGCTCAATGAATGTCATTGTCGAAACGGCGGAAGGGCTTGCCTGTATCTGCGGCGACGTCATCTACGATTTCAACGACCAGATCGTCAATCACGTCTATACCAACAACTGGATGGAACCTCGCGTGACGGGCAATCATGCCGGCTCCAAGCGTGAGGAGAAGGGCGCGATCAAGAAACTGCTCAACAACTACACCTTCCTGCTGCCGGTCCATGACCGGCCCGCGAAAATCCAGAACCAGCAGGTTGTCGGGCGGCTGTCCATGACTGTTCCGGGTCCGATGACAGAAACCGTTCCGGAACGGCAGTGGTTCCCGATGTAA